One Synechococcus sp. Nb3U1 genomic window, CTGCCCCTGTTTGGGCTTTACCATTGTAGAGGGTATTGCGGCAGCCCGCATCCGCTTTCAAAATATGTTCAACGTTGGCGCGATCTCGTAGCTTCACTTCATGCTTTTCACAAGGGCGACCACAATTGGTATAGTCGGTTCCCTCTGACAAAAAAGCACAAAAGACACAATGTTCCATATGGAACATGGGCACATGCTGATGGATGGTTACCTCATACCAGTGGGCAGGGCCAGCTTTCAATAGGGATCCCAGTTGCTCATGGTTAAGATCATAAGAAGCGGTTAAGCGCTCAAGATTATACCGGGCTTTTAGATAATTGGCGGTGATGGGATTGGCCACATTCAAAGAAAAATCCCCAATACACTGTTTATCCTTAAAAAACTCCAGGTGATCATAATTTCTTACCAAATAGCCATCTGCCCCTGCAGCCAGCACCTGTTTCAAAATCCAGGTTTCTCCTGGTTTGGTGATACGGGGTGGAGCCACCCAAAGGTGCAGCTCAGGATGCAAAGTTTTGCTTGCGGAGATCACCTCTCGATACCGGCGTGGATCCTCAAATTCGAGGTAGATCTGTTGGATGCCGCTTTCGAGCACCGCTTGCAGTTGAGCCGGATCCCGCACCAAAACCGACAATTCTGGGGATCCCATTTCTGAACCTTCCAGGGCGTCCGTCCTGCTGGCCAGAGTCGGCAGGAGATCTTGCCAATGGGCCTCAGGTTTCAGTTGCCAGCGCTGGGGTTGAGCCCGCAAGACTTGCAATTGTTCTACGGCTTCGCGGCGCATTTGGTTGAGGGCACTCACGGGCAACATCACCGCTCCCTCCAGGCAATTGTGCAGGGATCCCAACTGGAAGGGGGTGGCTCCAAGGCGGCCTAGTTGCTCTCGTAGTTTTTCAGTGGAGAGAGGTTGGCGATGGGCGGGCACCAGCGGCATCGGCGAATCCACTTGCACAGTATGGCCCTGCTCATCCCGCAGGATCAGGGTGAGGAGGGATCCGGCTTGGCCGTGAACTTCGATATGGATAGGCCGCTGAAAGTGGGGGTGCTCCCCGGCATAACTTTGGCGAAGGCGTTTCTCCAATTCCGGATCACTGGTTTTCCAGAGGTGATCCCCAACTTGGATGCGTTTGAGATCGATATCCCCCTGTCCAAAACTGAGGAAGGCCCGTCCCTGCCTCTGTTCGATGCGGTAAACCCGCCCCCCCTGTTCCGGCCAATCCGGCTGCCCTTGGTCGAACACCACCCCATCCCCAGCCTTGAGAGGCGCTTCCAGGCGAATCTCCACTTGGTTAGGGAGGATCCCGAGCACCTGCCCCAAATAAACACCTCGTTTTTTCCCGAAGCGGGCGTGCACTAGCTCCTGGTTGTTGATGCCCCGAAACCAGCCCGTATACAGCCCCCGTGAAAAGCTCATCTCCAGCTCATAACGATCCTGACGAGAAAGCCGCCACGGTTGCTCCGCCCCCAGGGCATCCAAAGCTTGCCGATACACCCGCGTTACATTGGCTACATACTCTGGCGATTTGAGCCGCCCCTCGATCTTCAAACAGTGGATCCCAGCTTTAACCAACTCTGGCAACACCTCAAGCCCCGCCAAATCCTGTGGGCTGAGCAGGTAGCGTTTTTCCCCCAAGTCACGGCGGATCCCATCTACCACCAAGTCATAGGGCATGCGACAAGCCTGGGCACATTCCCCCCGATTGGCGGAGCGGCCCCCCAACGATTCGCTGGTCAAACATTGCCCAGAATAAGCCACACACAAAGCCCCATGCACGAACACCTCCAGAGGGAGGGCGGATCCCTTCTGAGCTAGGTGAGTGCGAATTTTATCGATCTCCTTCAGGGAACATTCGCGGGCCAATACCACTAGCTCACAGCCCAGTTGCTCAGCGAACTCCGCTCCCACCCCGCTTGTAATGGTCATTTGCGTAGAGGCATGAACGGGAAAATCCGGCGAGAGATGACGAATCAGACGCACCATGCCGATATCCTGCACAATCGCCGCATCCACCCCCGCTGCCACAATCGAGCGAATATAGCCCTCCGCCTCAGTCAGTTCAGAAGGAAAGACCAAAGTATTGAAGGTTACATAGCCCCGTACCCCTCGTTGGTGCAGCCAGGCCATCAACTCCGGTAGGTCAGCCTCCGTAAAGTTGCGGGCCCGCATACGCGCGTTGAACCGTTCCAGCCCAAAGTAAATGGCATCGGCTCCATTCTCCACAGCCGCCTTGGCACAGTCCCAATCTCCAGCTGGAGCCAAAAGAAGAGGAAGCCCACCAAGCTGGGCAGAGGCCCTTAAAGAAGAGGCAGTTTCTACAGAAGCACTCATGAAAGGGTGAAGGTTGGTGCTGGGATGACCACGGCAGTGTGCAGGACATGTGCCGCTGAGATCCTAACTTGTCTGTTGGGCAGCCGTTTCTGTTTTGACCCCCCAGGTTTCTAGAGCACTTGCTCGGCGGCAGGGATCCCTTCGTCATGCAAAAACAAAGAACCTGAAAGAAAGGACACCCTCTCCTCCAGGTCGAACGGCGGATCCCCAAAAAGGCCTAATGGATCCGTACCAGCAAACTACACAGAAGCCACCAGCACATTCAAGATCCCGGTCAGAATGCCGCTGAACAAGGCCAGAGTAATGTAACGACCGACAGCAGGCTTTTGACCCAAGAGCTGATCAGAAGCGCTGATGGTAAAGAACAAAGACCAAGCTTGAGTCGCGTTGATGGTCTCAAACTGGTTGAATTCAGGGGTGAAGATCTTGGCCATGGTTGGATGCTCCATAATGTTGCGCCTTTCTAAAGCAACCTTAACAAAAGTTAACTAAAGCTGCCATGTTTGCAACAATACCTGAGTCCACAGGGGATCCCCTTCGATGGCGAATTGTGGGTGAGAAGACCAATCCTTCCGAAGGGTGATGAAATGGGCTTGCCTGTAGCCACTCAACGCAGCAACACTTTCGGGGATAACAACAACGTCAGGGATCCCTGTCGGTAGTCAATCCGGCCTTCTAAAAACCGTACCTGGGCCAGACCGGCTTTTTTGAGGGTGATGGCTTGAGTGTGGCTGTTGGTGGGGCATAGCCCGATGGCCGCCTGCACCCACAGGCTCAAATCCGGCTGGTGACCGACCGAGGCCAAGGAGGTGAGGGGATCCTGCTGGGTTTGCCAGCGCACCAGATCGGCGAAACTTCCTCCTGGAGCCAGGGGTTCAAACACTTCTACGCTTTTGGTAAGTCCTTCATCTGAGAAGATCTCAGCCGTTTGTCGGGCTCGCACCAGGGGGCTAGTCAGAATCAGGTTCCACTTCCAGCCCATCTCCTTGAGTTGGCGGGCAATCTTGCGACAGCGTTTGCGGCCCTCGTCTGTCAGTGCCCGAAAAGCATCTTCCATCTCCGCCTGAGGTTCTTCGGCAATGCCGTGGCGAATGAAATCTACAGAAAGAGCCTCTAGCGAATTTTTTATCTCCGCTGCATTGTGGTGCTCATCGCTGTGCTCGACCTCAGAAACCATTGACCCACTCAAAGCTCAGCTCTCTCAGAATACTGCCCTTGAGGTGAGGTTGCTGCGGCAGCTAGGGAACCAAGGAACCCTGCAAAGTAACTCCCTTGCTGCCATAATCTATTCCCAACAGCAATGCACGCTGCCGGGCTTGCCGCTACCCTTTCTAGAGCTACCCCTGCTAGAGGCGTTGGCTTACCAGAGTACGCCCCTCCTGGGTGTAGAGTTGCCAATAGTTCCAGTAGTTGCCAAACACCGACTTGACGTAACCCCGGGTCTCAGCAAACGGGATCTGCTCCACAAACAGGTCGGGATCCGTGAGGCCGTACTGATTCAACCATCTGCCGACATTGCCGGGGCCGCCATTATAACTGGCCAAAGCCAGCATGGTGTTGTCTTGGTAGGTGCGATGGGTGTAGTCCAAATACCAGGATCCCAAGTAGAGGTTATCGGCGGGGTTGGTGAGGCTATATTGGGCTAGGCCAATCTGCTGAGCAATCCATTGCCCCGTGGCGGGCATCACCTGCATTAAGCCCAAAGCCCCAGATACTGAGACGATCTCTGGTTCAAACCGTGATTCCTGCCGGATCAGAGAAGCCACCATCAACGGGTTGAGGTTAAATTGCCGGGACCAGCGGGCCATGCCGGATTGGGTGTAGGGATCCCCGCCCCAAGAATTGTCTGGGTTGGCGTAGTAGTGCAGTGGATAAATGGCTTGCCAGAAATCCTGCCGTTGCTTCAACGTATCCAACATAGGATCCGGATCCTCGCTGAAGCGCAGAGCTGTCACTTGGTTAATGCCCCGCAGATGCTCCCCGGCACTGTTGCGCAAAATACCCGTGACAAAGCGTTCTGTAATGCTCATTTGTCGGGGATCTCGTTGGACGGGGGTTTCTCCCTGCCAGCGTTCCCAGGCCAGTTGCCTCGCCCCAATCAGATGTAGGGTTTGAGTGGCATCGGAAACGTCCGGCAGCGGTAGACGCACCGGCTCAAAATCCACCTCTACCGCCTTGCGACCACTACCAAAATCCCCCACAGGCCAGCCCAGTTGTACCGCCGACCGCCAGCCGTAGTAGGTATGGGGAAACTGGTTCAACACCAACTGATAGGTTTGTCGGGCCGCTTCTGCATCCCCCTGTTGTTCTCGCCATTTGCCCGCCCAGTAGAGCAGTTGAGCCCCCATTTCCGTATCCCGTTGGCCGGATCCCACCTGTTGGGCGATGGCAATGGCTGAGTTGAGGTTGCCCGCTTGGGCTTGGTTCCAAGCTATTGTCCAGGCGGCGTTGGCGGCGGCTTCGCTGTGGGGAAAACGATCCCAGAGGGCTTGGCGAGTGGCTTGGGCCGATTGGGGGCTGGCGTTGCGATCGTACAGTTGGCTGAGGCTGAGCAGGGCTTCCGGGGCTTCTTTATCAGAACCAGATCCCACCTGTTTGAGCAACTCAATGGCTGTGGGCAGGTCGCTCAGATCCGCTAGGCGGCGACGGGTGAGAGAGGCATCTGGCCCATCGGGAAACTGCGCCAGCAGGGCTTGGTAGGCGGCTATCGCCTGAGGGAATTCCCGCGAGATCTGGTGGCTACGGCCCCAGCGGTAGAGATTTTGAGAAGTAGCCGGGGCACGACCGTAGGCACGGGCCGCTTTGCCGTATTCCCGCTGTTCCCAATAGGCATCGGCAATGATCTGCCAATCCGCAGATGAAAGGGATCCCTCCTGAGCTTGCCGCCAGCGATCCAACAGGGGCGTTAACCCAGAGGTTTGCGGATGATGTTGGGCCAAATCCCGCAGCAGGTCATAGCGTTCTGGGCTGAGACCCAGCAAATACTTGAGGGCACGTCCAGTGACCGGGTGGGTGGGAAATTGCTGCCGTAGTTCATCCGCACGTCCCATGCCCCAGAGGGCATAGGCAGCGACAGGGCTATTGGGGTATTCCTCTAGAACCTTGGGCCACCAAACCCCTTGGGCTGTTTCTTTATCTCGTAATGTTTCGTAGGCTTGAGCCCGCAGTTTCCAAATTTCATCAGTGAGAACCGGCAGGCTGTCTTCTAACCCCTCTAAGTGTCGTAGAGCAGATTCGGCTTGGCCGGCTTGCAGAGCAGCATAGGCTTGCAAAAAGGCAGTGGTGGAAGATACGGGGAGTTGGCTGGCATCTAGAGGACTGGAAGCCACTTCCAGAGGCCCTGCTTGAGAGCGGTAATCTCCATCCGCTTGCCAGGATCCCCAGATGGCCCCACCCAGGGCGGATCCCGTCATCAATACACCGGTAGCCAATCCTGCCCAGAGCCGTTTGTTGTTTGTCAGGATCTCCATGCTTTCTCTCCCCACAACCTTCGACTACGATACAGCCTTTTCCAGCGTTATCTGATATGGCAGATTCAGGTCAATCCCTTGCTCTATAAGGTTTTTTGCCTAGCTCAAGGGCCTGCGTGAAGTCGGAAAAGGCTGTACTGAACCTGACTTCAATTGAGCTACCGGAAAACGGGTTTTTCGATAACACTCTGCGGCAACCGATCTGTGGCGGTATGGCCAGAAAATCTGGACAGTACCGCTGTAGCGAACTAGCCTAGAGGCAATTCTTCTCGTCCCAAGCTGTTTCATGTGGTGGGATCCATGCTCAGACCCAGTTTTCTGTTCTCCGGATCGGCCCTGTTGGGGATGTTGTCGCTGTTGCTGATGGGTGGTGAGTGTAGCTGGGTGGCATGGCGGCAACGCTCGCTGACGCAGGTTCCTTTACAAGCTTTAGCAGAATCGGCTGGCCCGTCCGATGGGGCCTTTTGGCTCTTTGAAGATGAGCCGGATCCCACACCACTGTTGACTCACCAAGCCCAACTACAGGAACGGGTGCAAGAGCTGGAACAACGCTCCCAATCGCACCAACAGCAAGCCCATCAATTACTTTCTCATCCACGCCGCGGGATCCCTCACCAAACGCCCATTGCCGCCCGCTCCAACCCAACCCTTACCTCATCGGCACGGCCTCGCCGTCAGGATCCCACCCTTTCTCAAGCCGCTTCTCAACCGGCTGCCCCCAATTACCTGGCGCGGCTAACCCGCCAGATTGAGCAGGAACCGGGAAATGCCCGGCTTTATCTGCAACGAGCGCAACACTTCTGGCATCAATCCCAGGAGGATCCCTTTGCTGTGCCTCAACCGGAGCAGGCTTCTGCCATCGCCCATTTGATGCGCTCTGCTCTACGGGATCTAAACATTGCGATTGCCTTGGATCCTTATCTCAGTGAAGCCTATCTGCTCAAGGCCAAAATTCAATACGAGCGCTTGCGGGAACCCGAGCAAGCCCTGGTGACACTGTCCCCTCTGGATCGCTTCGCCTATCGCAACCCGCAACTGCACCTGATGCGCTCCCGCATTTGGGCTGAACAAGGGCATTTGGAATCCGCCTTTGATGTCTCTCACCTGGCCATTGAGCTGGCACAACAAAGCCAGAACAAAGCGGATCTGTTTGAGGCCTACGTCCATCGGGGCTTGATGTGGGGTAGCGTTTGTGATTTGAGCTTAGCCATGCAGGACTTTAGCCGAGCCATCGATCTGCTGCCCCATCGCGGGGATCCCTATTACTATCGCGGGATTGCGGGGGCCTATTTGGGCTCTGAGCCTCGGTGCGCGGCGGCGGATCTGGGCAGTGCTTTGATGTTGTGGCGGGCTTCGGGCACGGGATCCCCAGCGCGGCTGGAACACGCAGAAGCGGTCAGGATGGAACTTTTGCAGCAGCTGCGTCAATAACTTGCCCAGTGTTTTGGGGTCTGGTTTCGAGAACATTCGGCAGGTACAGAAACAGGTATAGAAGAGGGATGGAAGACTGAGCGGTCCTCTGAGGGGTCTCTACTCCGAATGGGGGATCTTGACTTGCTGGGGGCAATTGGCAAGTCGACCCGTACAAAGCCAGGATGTTATGAGTGCCTACTACTGCAGCAGGATTCTTCAGAGCCAAGCGGAATGATGAGCCGACGACAATTGACGATCTCTGTGTCTTCAGTGGCCCTAGTGGTGGCGACGGGGATGCTGCTTCTGTTGTTGTGGCAACTGCGAAGCCTGGTGCTGACAGTGATGATCGCAGTGGTGGTGGCCGCGGCGCTGGCTCCCCTGGTGGATATGGCGGAGCGGATGCGGATCCCTCGCTGGCTAGCGGTGGTGGTAGTGTATCTGAGCCTGATTGCCGGGATCACAGGGTTGGCTCTGTTGATCGGCCCGACGGTAGTGACCCAGACCGAACGGTTGCTGGTGAAATTGCCCTCTTATCTAGAGCGGTTGCAGTTGCTGGTGGATACCTGGATTACGGATCTGGCAGGGGTGGATCCGGCGGTGATCGACTATTTGAATCAGGTACTCAACCCACAATCCATCACAGCGTGGGCGATTCGCTCTGGGCAACAGTTGTTGGTGCAATCCTATGACTTCACGCGGGGCTTACTGGGGGCGTTGCTGACCACCTTGCTGACGATTTTTATCTCTGGCTACATGTTGGTGAGCGGTTCTGGCCTGATTCAGGGTTTGGTGGAGCTGTTTCCGTACCCTTGGAATGAGCGGTTGGCCCAACAGGTGCACCCGATGGCCCAGCGGATGGGGGGCTATATCCAGGGTCGCGTGCTGGTTTCCGCCATTTTGGGGGTGATGATCACCGTCTCGTTGCGCTTTTTGGGCCTGTCGGAGTTTGCTATCGCCTTGGGGGTAATTGCCGGATTTACCAACCTCATCCCCTTCATTGGGCCAGTGCTGGGATCCCTGCCTGCTCTGGTGGTGGCGATTGTGCAAGGAGGCTGGACCTTCTTGTGGGTGCTGATCCTCTATGTAGCCATCCAAAACCTGGAAACCTACGTATTGGATCCCCTGTTGGTGGGATCCTCTGTGCGGGTGAAACCCCTGTACCAGTTGTTGGCGGTGTTAGGGGGTACGCAGTTATTGGGTATCATCGGGGCGGTGATTGTTCCTCCTTGGGTGGCGGGTGCGGCAGTGCTGCTAGAAAATCTCTACCTGAAGCCTAAGCAGGAGGCAGAAACCCAAGCGAAATTGCATCCGGATCCCTCCCATCCGTATGCCTCTGCCCCGCCAGCCTCAGCCGGTAATGGTCATCTGGTCTCGGAACAGGATGTCCAAGGAGCTGGATTTGAAGAGATCCCTGCAGTCAGTCCTGGTTCTCAGGAGTCTGAGGAAGCTGATCTACCCCTTTCGGGGCGCAAAGGCTGAATGAATGTGTGTGAGGGATCCTTGGTGGCCCATCCACATCAGCAGGCCCTAGGCCAGTCCTTAATGGTGGTAGGAACTTCCTCCCATGTGGGCAAGACACTGCTGGTGACGGCTCTGTGCCGCATTCTCAAAAGAGCGGGGAAAAGGGTTGCCCCCTTCAAGGCTCAAAATATGTCTCTCAATGCCTACGTGACTGCCGAGGGCAAAGAGATCGCCTACGCGCAGGCCCTGCAAGCCTGGGCATCTGGGATCCCGCCTGCGGTGGAAATGAACCCGATCCTCCTCAAACCACAGGGGAACCTCACTTCCCAAGTGATCTTGAATGGGGTAGCAACAGGCACCTACCGAGCCGGAGAATATTACGAACGCTGGTTTGAACCCGGCTGGCAAGCTGTGACCGCAGCCCTGGCCCACCTACAACACTATTACGACTGGATTATCTGTGAGGGAGCAGGTAGTCCGGCAGAAGTCAACCTCAAACATCGGGATCTGGTGAACATGCGAGTCGCCTTGCATCTGGGATCCCCCACTTGGTTGGTAGCAGATATCGACCGCGGCGGGGCCTTAGCCCATGTGGTGGGTACACTCCAACTGCTGGAGCCAAAAGAACGCGCTTTGATCCGGGGCATTGTGATCAACAAATTTCGGGGTTCCCGAGAACTCTTGCAGCCGGGGCTGGATTGGCTAGAAAACTACACAGGGATCCCTGTGGTTGGGGTCTTACCTTGGCTAGATTTGGCTCTGCCCCAGGAAGATTCCCTGGGGATCGAAGCCATGAGTCGGGCCCAGCCACAACTCTTAGAAGATCGGCGAGAAAGTGTCAGTCAGAGGGCTTTGAGCGGATCCCAGTTGGAGATCGCCGTGATTCGTTTGCCCAAGATCGCCAATTTCTCGGATTTTGACCCTCTAGTGGCGGAGCCAAGTGTTCGTCTGCGTTGGGTGCACCCCGGTGAGGCATTGGGATCCCCGGATGTCGTCATTCTACCCGGCAGCAAAACCACCCTTGCAGATCTATTCACCCTCGCAAAGACAGGCTTGGCCGACCAACTGCGTCAGTACTCCGGGCAGATTGTCGGCATTTGCGGCGGTCTACAGATGTTGGGGGAAAAGATCACGGATCCCGAGGGAATAGAAGGAGTTGCGGGTACCTATCCTGGGCTGGGGTTTCTCCCCCTGACAACGATCCTCGAACCCATCAAAGTTACACAGCAGATCCAGACCCATATTCAATGGCCTACCCAGGCTCCCATCCTGGGTTACGAAATTCACCAGGGATCCACTCAGGCACATCCTGCTGGCTGTCTATCTCTGTTCGAGCGAGAGAACTTAGGTTGGCGGGATCCGTCCGGTCGGGTTTGGGGCAGCTACCTACACGGCCTCTTCGACAACCACCTTTGGCGACGGCAATGGCTCAACCAACTCAGACGACAAAAAAATTGGGATCCCTTGCCAGAACTGGAAGGCCATTACTCTCAGCAACGGGAGCAACTGCTAGAACACTTGGCGGATCTGTGGCAACCCCATCTGGAGTTGAGCCTGTTTTCGGGGTGAATGCCGCAAACAGAGGGTTGACCCTAGCTTTCGCGATCTGAAAAAACTTACGGGAGCAGAAAACCTTGTTCATCGAAGACTGCAATGCATCAACCCGGAAAACATGATTTAATAATCTTAACAAAACTTAAATAAGAGTCTAAAGGATTACTATGTTTCCATAAAGAGCAGCTAATACTGTGAAGTTTGCGGCGAGAAAATTGGCATTACTACTGTTTTTCGCGGAGTGGCACAGACCTTGTTGATACTTCTGACTGGAATTGGCAGTAGTCATTATTACTGGTTTGTCTCCATCCCAGAGGTTTTCAGAGCCAACGTCATGAATAATGCTTAGAATAAAACTGAACGGTAAAAATTGCATTTGTTTATGGAGAAAGTAATATCTTTGGCTATCACCCTGAAAGAAAGTGTCTGTAGCCAACTCAGTCAGTGGGCCAAAGAGCAGGGGCTTGTTCTTTCTTCTGAAGAGCCAATTGCGCAGGAGGCTCTTGCTACTGTTGTCAGTCATCTGATCCAACAGGTTTTGGCTGAGGATCCCTATCATCGGGGTGATGGCTTGGGAAAAGCGCCAGCCTGAGTTTGGTTCATGAGCTCGCCATTCTCAGGCAGACCGTCGAAGCACTCAATCAGCGTGTAGCTCAACTTGAAGAGGCAGCCTTGTGTTCGTCCCAACCAGCTACCTCATCTGCTCTCATTTCCCCCCCGAGAGAAAAGTTCCCTTGCAAGCAAAGTTCCCCTCGCAACTCGGGTTCTGAGGGTACAGAGGCAGTTCTTTCTGATCTGTCTGAAAAGTGGCTGAGTACAGCCGATGCTTTTCGGGCGCTGGGAGGGGATCCTGAAGACCCCAACTCGACCATTTCCAGCCTGGATGGCACTCGGTCAGTTAGGTTCAACACCTTTCGCCTGTGGCAGTCTTCCGAGTCCTATGAGGCATTTGGGTTAGAACTCAACCGCCGTCGCCGTCTTAGCAAAAAGCCCTGCCTGCGTTTCTTGCCTCAAGAGATATCTACAGTCCATGCAGCTGGAGCTGACGGAGAATCCGCCTAGCCTTGCACCATCCCTCTCAAGCAGTTTTACGGGAGCGTCGCTTCTGCTTCCGAGGAGGAGGGGGAGAGGGCTGAACAAAAAGGTGCCGCACCAGATCACTGGGTAGGGGCTGATGAAAAAGGTAACCTTGGGCAAATTTGCAGCCTAATTCCTTAAGGCAAGCATATTGCTCCGAGGTTTCCACCCCTTCTGCAATCACCTGTAGATTTAAATCGTGAGCAAGGTTAATAATGGCTTGAATCAGCTCCTGACTTTGTTGGTCACCGTTCAGCTCCTGAATGAAGAAAGGATCTATCTTAAGAGCAGAAATGGGGAGTTGGTTGAGCTGATGTAAGGAGCAAAAGCCAGAGCCAAAGTTATCAACATTAAAGGTTATTTGCTTGGATTTAAGCTTCGCCAGTCTAAGTTGTGTCATTTTGCTAAACATCATCATCGTATCTTCGGTGATCTCCAACATCAGTTGGTTAGCGGGGAAATGCATCATGTCTAAAATTGAGGTTAGTCGTTGGACGAAATCCTCCTGTTCCAGTTGTAGAGGAGACAAATTCACGCACAGCGACAAGGGAGAGGAGGGCATGAAAACATCCTGCCACTGCAACACCTTTTGACAAGCTGTTTCCAGAACCCACCAGCCAATCTCTAAAGCCAAGCCAGAATGTTCGGCAATTCGCCAGAACTGACGGGGAGAAAGAAGACCCAGTCGTGGATGTTCCCATCTCAGCAGGGCTTCAAAGCCAATCAGCTTCTCTGAATCTAGTGAGAGAATGCCGTGGTAATACACCTTTAATTCTTGTCGATGGATTGCCTCTCTAAGCTCCAGAACTTCGTCATCCTCTAATTCAGGAGGATTGATGAATTCAATTTTTGTAGAATTCTGCTTCTGCTTTAGGGGCATTTGTTCTACTAGCGAGAGATTATTATCAGAACCTGGGGAGCTGTGGCGCACACCATTAGGCGACGGAGAAGATGAATTAGAAAATAGCTCTTCCTCGGAACTCACTATCGGCATTTCATTCAAGGGAACGGCAACTTCAAGTACCGTAACGTGCCCTCTGAGAACTGATTTTTCCGAAGAATCTCGATAGGCGGTCAAGTATTCTTGCACCAAAATGGCTTGCCCGGTCGAGCTGACCAGTCGATATCGCAAAGACTCACTTCGGTAATCAGTCGCTTCTAGATTTCTCTGGCCTTTCAGAACACCCAGCCTGGCTTGATGCACCCTTTGCCGATCTTCGGGATGAACAGCTTCATTCCAAAAAAGATGACTGGTCAAGTAGTGCTGCATAGGGTACCCCAGCAGAGACTCTATGGATTCACTGATACTGTTCAGCATCAGAGTTCGCCCATCTGCTTCCCATAGGATCCCTGGCAAGCTATTGAGCAGCTGGCCGTAGCTCTCTTGTAGCCTTTGCAGCTGAGTCTCACAGCGATGTCGCTGGATACCGACGCTAGCCAATTGAATGATCTCTTCGATCAGTTGCCAATTTTCTGAGTCGGGAGCCTCCTTGGAACTGCTGAACAAAGCCAAAAGCCCAACGACAGCCCCATCCTCATCCAAAGCAAAGATTGGAAAAACCCAGCAAGTAGATAATCCTGAGGAGATGGCCCAGTCCCAATGGCTCCAGGTCTGTTCTCCCTGTGGGATGTCCATTTGGATGATCGGTTCACCGTTCCTGTAGACAGTCCAGAAAATGTTGTTACAGGACACCTGAAGAGATTGGCGAAGTGCACGCTGGTAACTAGGGGGCAGATGTGGCGAGGGAATAGGATTTAGCGTTCCCCCCTCGCTTCCATTCTCATCTTCCAGGATCAACGCTCCCAAGACAGAAGGGATCCGGGTTTGGAGGACTTGGAGCAGGCTGTTGCTGAACTCCAGCAAAGGGATCCCTAGCGCGACCATGGCAGAAAGCTGGTCTAGCTCGTATAGGCTAGAGGACACCTCTTGGGCAACTTCTTGTGAGGAAGTAGAAAGGC contains:
- a CDS encoding cobyric acid synthase — encoded protein: MNVCEGSLVAHPHQQALGQSLMVVGTSSHVGKTLLVTALCRILKRAGKRVAPFKAQNMSLNAYVTAEGKEIAYAQALQAWASGIPPAVEMNPILLKPQGNLTSQVILNGVATGTYRAGEYYERWFEPGWQAVTAALAHLQHYYDWIICEGAGSPAEVNLKHRDLVNMRVALHLGSPTWLVADIDRGGALAHVVGTLQLLEPKERALIRGIVINKFRGSRELLQPGLDWLENYTGIPVVGVLPWLDLALPQEDSLGIEAMSRAQPQLLEDRRESVSQRALSGSQLEIAVIRLPKIANFSDFDPLVAEPSVRLRWVHPGEALGSPDVVILPGSKTTLADLFTLAKTGLADQLRQYSGQIVGICGGLQMLGEKITDPEGIEGVAGTYPGLGFLPLTTILEPIKVTQQIQTHIQWPTQAPILGYEIHQGSTQAHPAGCLSLFERENLGWRDPSGRVWGSYLHGLFDNHLWRRQWLNQLRRQKNWDPLPELEGHYSQQREQLLEHLADLWQPHLELSLFSG
- a CDS encoding EAL domain-containing protein; translated protein: MRSPKQTKAPLKLLATVEVLPGLSTSSQEVAQEVSSSLYELDQLSAMVALGIPLLEFSNSLLQVLQTRIPSVLGALILEDENGSEGGTLNPIPSPHLPPSYQRALRQSLQVSCNNIFWTVYRNGEPIIQMDIPQGEQTWSHWDWAISSGLSTCWVFPIFALDEDGAVVGLLALFSSSKEAPDSENWQLIEEIIQLASVGIQRHRCETQLQRLQESYGQLLNSLPGILWEADGRTLMLNSISESIESLLGYPMQHYLTSHLFWNEAVHPEDRQRVHQARLGVLKGQRNLEATDYRSESLRYRLVSSTGQAILVQEYLTAYRDSSEKSVLRGHVTVLEVAVPLNEMPIVSSEEELFSNSSSPSPNGVRHSSPGSDNNLSLVEQMPLKQKQNSTKIEFINPPELEDDEVLELREAIHRQELKVYYHGILSLDSEKLIGFEALLRWEHPRLGLLSPRQFWRIAEHSGLALEIGWWVLETACQKVLQWQDVFMPSSPLSLCVNLSPLQLEQEDFVQRLTSILDMMHFPANQLMLEITEDTMMMFSKMTQLRLAKLKSKQITFNVDNFGSGFCSLHQLNQLPISALKIDPFFIQELNGDQQSQELIQAIINLAHDLNLQVIAEGVETSEQYACLKELGCKFAQGYLFHQPLPSDLVRHLFVQPSPPPPRKQKRRSRKTA